The Streptomyces luteogriseus genome includes a window with the following:
- the holA gene encoding DNA polymerase III subunit delta, which yields MARKTANDDPLAPVTLAVGQEDLLLDRAVQEVVAAAKAADADTDVRDLTPDQLQPGTLAELTSPSLFAERKVVVVRNAQDLSADTIKDVKAYLGAPAEEITLVLLHAGGAKGKGLLDAARKAGAREVACPKMTKPADRLAFVRGEFRATGRSATPEACQTLVDAIGSDLRELASAVSQLVADVEGTIDEAVVGRYYTGRAEASSFTVADRAVEGRTAEALEALRWSLATGVAPVLITSALAQGVRAIGKLSSARGGRPADLARELGMPPWKIDRVRQQMRGWTPDGVSIALRAVAEADAGVKGGGDDPAYALEKAVVTIARAARSRGRG from the coding sequence GGCCAGGAAGACTGCGAATGACGACCCCCTCGCCCCGGTGACGCTCGCCGTGGGCCAGGAGGACCTGCTCCTCGACCGTGCCGTGCAGGAGGTGGTGGCCGCGGCGAAGGCCGCCGACGCCGACACGGACGTACGGGACCTGACCCCGGACCAGTTGCAGCCCGGCACCCTCGCCGAGCTGACGAGCCCGTCGCTCTTCGCGGAGCGCAAGGTCGTGGTCGTACGCAACGCGCAGGATCTGTCGGCCGACACGATCAAGGACGTGAAGGCGTACCTCGGGGCCCCGGCCGAGGAGATCACCCTGGTGCTGCTGCATGCGGGCGGGGCCAAAGGCAAGGGGCTGCTCGACGCCGCACGCAAGGCCGGGGCGCGTGAGGTGGCCTGCCCGAAGATGACGAAGCCGGCGGACCGGCTGGCGTTCGTGCGGGGCGAGTTCCGGGCGACGGGGAGATCCGCCACGCCGGAGGCGTGCCAGACGCTCGTCGACGCGATCGGCAGCGATCTGCGGGAGCTGGCCTCGGCGGTGTCGCAGCTGGTCGCGGACGTCGAGGGGACGATCGACGAGGCCGTCGTCGGGCGGTACTACACCGGGCGGGCCGAGGCGTCGAGCTTCACGGTCGCCGACCGGGCCGTCGAGGGGCGGACGGCGGAGGCCCTGGAGGCGCTGCGCTGGTCGCTGGCGACCGGGGTCGCGCCGGTACTGATCACGAGCGCGCTCGCACAGGGCGTCCGGGCGATCGGGAAGCTGTCCTCGGCCCGCGGGGGCCGCCCGGCCGACCTCGCGCGGGAGCTGGGCATGCCGCCCTGGAAGATCGACCGGGTGCGGCAGCAGATGCGCGGCTGGACTCCGGACGGGGTGTCCATCGCGCTGCGCGCGGTGGCCGAGGCGGACGCGGGGGTGAAGGGCGGCGGCGACGACCCCGCGTACGCGCTGGAGAAGGCAGTGGTCACCATCGCCCGGGCGGCCCGCTCCAGGGGACGCGGCTAG
- a CDS encoding VOC family protein gives MDADDTNAPALVRAATRLPAQDLERARRFYSEKLGLDPVDERPGGLLYRCGGAEFVLFRSTGTSPGTFTQMALEVEDIEAAVAELKRRGVVFEEVDAPGFRTRGGIAEVEGNYPSKGARGERGAWFHDSEGNLLGMGEPVF, from the coding sequence ATGGACGCAGACGACACGAACGCGCCGGCCCTGGTCCGCGCGGCGACCAGGCTCCCCGCCCAGGACCTGGAGCGGGCACGGCGCTTCTACTCGGAGAAACTCGGTCTGGACCCCGTGGACGAACGCCCCGGCGGGCTTCTGTACCGCTGCGGTGGCGCGGAGTTCGTGCTGTTCCGGTCGACGGGAACCTCGCCCGGCACCTTCACGCAGATGGCGCTGGAGGTCGAGGACATCGAGGCGGCGGTCGCCGAGCTGAAGCGGCGCGGCGTGGTCTTCGAGGAGGTCGACGCCCCCGGCTTCCGCACCCGGGGCGGGATCGCCGAGGTCGAGGGCAACTATCCGAGCAAGGGCGCACGGGGCGAACGCGGCGCCTGGTTCCACGACAGCGAGGGCAACCTGCTGGGGATGGGTGAGCCCGTGTTCTGA
- a CDS encoding nuclear transport factor 2 family protein codes for MAEHPHATLVRKGFEAFSRGDLDTLRELIARDATHHVPGSHPLSGDFKGQDAIMDMYRRLGEETAGSMRLEMLGIAVDGRGHAVGMCRFTAERQGRKLDDTGCIVFRIVGDKVTDLDECVEDIEKNDEFWS; via the coding sequence ATGGCTGAGCACCCGCACGCAACGCTGGTCCGCAAGGGGTTCGAGGCCTTCTCGCGCGGTGATCTGGACACCCTGCGGGAACTGATCGCCAGGGACGCGACGCATCACGTGCCCGGCAGTCACCCGCTTTCTGGTGACTTCAAGGGCCAGGACGCGATCATGGACATGTACCGGCGGCTGGGCGAGGAGACCGCCGGGTCGATGCGTCTGGAGATGCTCGGCATCGCCGTCGACGGCCGGGGGCACGCGGTCGGCATGTGCAGGTTCACCGCCGAGCGGCAGGGCAGGAAGCTGGACGACACCGGCTGCATCGTCTTCCGGATCGTCGGCGACAAGGTCACCGACCTCGACGAATGCGTCGAGGACATCGAGAAGAACGACGAGTTCTGGTCGTAG
- the rpsT gene encoding 30S ribosomal protein S20: MANIKSQIKRIKTNEKARLRNKAVKSSLKTAIRKAREAAAAGDVEKATEYQRLAARHLDKAVSKGVIHKNQAANKKSALAQKVDALKG, from the coding sequence GTGGCGAACATCAAGTCCCAGATCAAGCGGATCAAGACCAACGAGAAGGCGCGGCTGCGCAACAAGGCCGTCAAGTCCTCCCTCAAGACCGCGATCCGCAAGGCCCGTGAGGCTGCTGCCGCGGGTGACGTCGAGAAGGCCACCGAGTACCAGCGCCTCGCCGCGCGTCACCTCGACAAGGCCGTCTCCAAGGGCGTCATCCACAAGAACCAGGCTGCCAACAAGAAGTCCGCGCTGGCTCAGAAGGTCGACGCGCTCAAGGGCTGA
- the lepA gene encoding translation elongation factor 4 produces MPAIPSHVPEPSRTDPALIRNFCIIAHIDHGKSTLADRMLQLTGVVEQRQMRAQYLDRMDIERERGITIKSQAVRLPWAPTHDKNDTHILNMIDTPGHVDFTYEVSRSLAACEGTILLVDAAQGIEAQTLANLYLAMENDLKIIPVLNKIDLPAAQPEKFSEELANLIGCQPEDVLKVSAKTGIGVDALLDRVVRDVPPPVGVKDAPARAMIFDSVYDSYRGVVTYVRVVDGQLNKRERIKMMSTGATHELLEIGVSSPEMTPADGIGVGEVGYIITGVKDVRQSKVGDTITSKDKGATEALGGYKDPKPMVFSGLYPLDGSDYPDLREALDKLQLNDAALVYEPETSAALGFGFRVGFLGLLHLDVIRERLEREFNLELIATAPNVVYRVIMEDGKEHTVTNPSEFPEGKIDKVFEPVVRATILAPSEFIGSIMELCQTRRGTLLGMDYLSEDRVEIRYTLPLAEIVFDFFDNLKSKTRGYASLDYEPTGEQDAQLVKVDILLHGDRVDAFSAVTHKDAAYAYGVRLVAKLRELIPRQAFEIPVQAAIGSRVIARETIRAIRKDVLAKCYGGDISRKRKLLEKQKEGKKRMKMVGSVEVPQEAFIAVLSSDDSAGSGKGKK; encoded by the coding sequence GTGCCCGCGATCCCCAGCCACGTGCCCGAGCCGAGCCGTACCGACCCGGCTCTGATCCGCAACTTCTGCATCATCGCGCACATCGACCACGGCAAGTCCACGCTCGCCGACCGGATGCTCCAGCTGACCGGAGTGGTCGAGCAGCGACAGATGCGCGCCCAGTACCTCGACCGCATGGACATCGAGCGCGAGCGTGGCATCACGATCAAGTCACAGGCGGTGCGTCTGCCGTGGGCCCCGACCCACGACAAGAACGACACGCACATCCTGAACATGATCGACACCCCCGGGCACGTCGACTTCACCTATGAGGTCTCCCGGTCGCTCGCCGCGTGCGAGGGGACCATCCTCCTGGTCGACGCCGCCCAGGGCATCGAGGCGCAGACCCTCGCCAACCTCTACCTGGCGATGGAGAACGACCTCAAGATCATCCCGGTGCTGAACAAGATCGACCTGCCGGCCGCGCAGCCCGAGAAGTTCTCCGAGGAGCTCGCCAACCTCATCGGCTGCCAGCCCGAGGACGTGCTCAAGGTCTCGGCGAAGACCGGCATCGGCGTGGACGCGCTCCTGGACCGGGTCGTCCGCGACGTCCCGCCCCCGGTCGGCGTCAAGGATGCCCCCGCCCGCGCGATGATCTTCGACTCGGTCTACGACTCCTACCGTGGCGTGGTCACGTACGTCCGTGTCGTCGACGGGCAGCTCAACAAGCGCGAGCGCATCAAGATGATGTCGACCGGCGCCACGCACGAGCTCCTGGAGATCGGCGTCTCGTCGCCCGAGATGACCCCGGCCGACGGCATCGGCGTCGGCGAGGTGGGCTACATCATCACCGGCGTGAAGGACGTCCGTCAGTCCAAGGTCGGTGACACCATCACCAGCAAGGACAAGGGCGCCACCGAGGCCCTCGGCGGGTACAAGGACCCGAAGCCGATGGTCTTCTCCGGCCTCTATCCGCTGGACGGCTCGGACTACCCCGACCTCCGCGAGGCGCTGGACAAGCTCCAGCTCAACGACGCCGCCCTGGTCTACGAGCCCGAGACCTCCGCGGCCCTCGGCTTCGGCTTCCGTGTCGGCTTCCTCGGCCTGCTGCACCTGGACGTCATCCGTGAGCGCCTGGAGCGCGAGTTCAACCTCGAACTCATCGCCACCGCGCCCAACGTGGTCTACCGCGTGATCATGGAGGACGGGAAGGAGCACACGGTCACCAACCCGAGCGAGTTCCCCGAGGGCAAGATCGACAAGGTCTTCGAGCCGGTCGTCCGGGCCACGATCCTCGCCCCCAGCGAGTTCATCGGCTCGATCATGGAGCTCTGCCAGACCCGTCGCGGCACGCTCCTCGGCATGGACTACCTCTCCGAGGACCGCGTCGAGATCCGCTACACGCTCCCCCTCGCGGAGATCGTCTTCGACTTCTTCGACAACCTGAAGTCCAAGACCCGCGGCTACGCCTCCCTGGACTACGAGCCCACCGGCGAGCAGGACGCCCAGCTGGTGAAGGTCGACATCCTGCTGCACGGCGACCGTGTCGACGCCTTCTCCGCCGTCACCCACAAGGACGCCGCGTACGCGTACGGAGTGCGGCTCGTCGCCAAGCTGCGCGAGCTGATCCCGCGCCAGGCCTTCGAGATCCCCGTGCAGGCGGCCATCGGCTCCCGGGTCATCGCCCGCGAGACCATCCGCGCCATCCGCAAGGACGTCCTCGCCAAGTGCTACGGCGGTGACATCTCCCGTAAGCGGAAGCTGCTGGAGAAGCAGAAGGAGGGCAAGAAGCGGATGAAGATGGTGGGTTCCGTAGAGGTTCCGCAGGAGGCCTTCATCGCGGTCCTGTCCAGTGATGACAGCGCGGGGTCGGGCAAGGGCAAGAAGTAA
- a CDS encoding AMP-dependent synthetase/ligase translates to MSDTQTLIENRPPSVAGLFLERVAATPDAEAYRYPVPSSAGQGPDEWKSLSWAQAAERVYAIAAGLIELGVQPEQRVALAAGTRIEWILADLGIMCAGAATTTVYPQTNADESAYILSDSESRVLIAENAEQLAKAKEKRAELPELTHVVVIDAAGVETADWILTLDELEKRGAARLEKDPDLIKERVGVITKDQLATLIYTSGTTGRPKGVRLPHDNWSYMAKAIAATGLVSSEDVQYLWLPLAHVFGKVLTSGQIEVGHVTAVDGRVDKIIENLPVVQPTYMAAVPRIFEKVYNGVAAKARAGGGAKYKIFQWAAEVAREYAKVSQDNFRRTGTASVPFGLGAKHKAADALVFAKIREAFGGNLRACVSGSAALSPEIGYFFAGAGIHILEGYGLTESSAASFVNPGEAYRTGTVGKPLPGTEVRIADDGEILLRGPGIMEGYHKLPEKTAEVLEPDGWFHTGDIGELSPDGYLRITDRKKDLIKTSGGKYIAPAEVEGQFKAVCPYVSNILVHGADRNFCTALIALDELAITEWAKENGLQGKSYAEIVAAPVTVEMVGGYVKQLNEGLQRWQTIKKFRLLPRDLDVEHGEITPSLKLKRPVVEREYKHLIEEMYDGSRER, encoded by the coding sequence GTGAGCGACACACAGACCCTGATCGAGAACCGTCCGCCGTCCGTGGCGGGCCTCTTCCTGGAGCGCGTCGCGGCCACGCCGGACGCCGAGGCCTATCGGTATCCGGTCCCATCGTCGGCCGGCCAGGGGCCGGACGAGTGGAAGTCGCTGAGCTGGGCGCAGGCCGCCGAGCGGGTCTACGCCATCGCGGCGGGCCTCATCGAGCTGGGCGTGCAGCCCGAGCAGCGCGTCGCCCTCGCCGCCGGCACCCGGATCGAGTGGATCCTCGCCGACCTCGGCATCATGTGCGCCGGCGCGGCCACGACCACGGTGTATCCGCAGACCAACGCCGACGAGTCCGCGTACATCCTGTCGGACTCCGAGAGCCGGGTGCTGATCGCGGAGAACGCCGAGCAGCTGGCCAAGGCCAAGGAGAAGCGCGCCGAGCTGCCCGAGCTGACGCATGTCGTGGTGATCGACGCGGCCGGTGTCGAGACCGCCGACTGGATCCTCACCCTGGACGAGCTGGAGAAGCGCGGCGCGGCCCGGCTGGAGAAGGACCCCGACCTGATCAAGGAGCGGGTCGGCGTGATCACCAAGGACCAGCTGGCCACCCTCATCTACACCTCCGGCACCACGGGCCGCCCCAAGGGCGTGCGCCTGCCGCACGACAACTGGTCGTACATGGCGAAGGCGATCGCCGCGACCGGGCTGGTCAGCTCCGAGGACGTGCAGTACCTCTGGCTGCCGCTCGCGCACGTCTTCGGCAAGGTGCTGACCTCCGGGCAGATCGAGGTCGGACACGTCACCGCCGTGGACGGCCGGGTCGACAAGATCATCGAGAATCTGCCGGTCGTGCAGCCGACGTACATGGCGGCCGTGCCGCGCATCTTCGAGAAGGTCTACAACGGCGTGGCCGCGAAGGCCCGCGCCGGCGGCGGCGCCAAGTACAAGATCTTCCAGTGGGCGGCCGAGGTGGCCCGCGAGTACGCCAAGGTCTCCCAGGACAACTTCCGGCGGACCGGGACCGCGTCCGTGCCGTTCGGTCTGGGCGCGAAGCACAAGGCCGCCGACGCGCTGGTGTTCGCCAAGATCCGCGAGGCCTTCGGCGGCAACCTGCGGGCGTGCGTCTCGGGGTCCGCCGCGCTGTCCCCGGAGATCGGCTACTTCTTCGCGGGCGCCGGCATCCACATCCTGGAGGGCTACGGCCTGACCGAGTCCTCGGCCGCGTCCTTCGTGAATCCGGGCGAGGCCTACCGCACCGGCACGGTCGGCAAGCCGCTGCCCGGCACGGAGGTGCGGATCGCCGACGACGGGGAGATCCTGCTGCGCGGCCCGGGCATCATGGAGGGCTACCACAAGCTGCCCGAGAAGACCGCCGAGGTGCTGGAGCCGGACGGCTGGTTCCACACCGGGGACATCGGGGAGCTGTCGCCCGACGGGTACCTGCGGATCACCGACCGCAAGAAGGACCTCATCAAGACCTCGGGCGGCAAGTACATCGCCCCGGCGGAGGTCGAGGGGCAGTTCAAGGCGGTGTGCCCGTACGTCTCCAACATCCTGGTGCACGGGGCCGACCGCAACTTCTGTACGGCGCTCATCGCGCTGGACGAGCTCGCGATCACCGAGTGGGCCAAGGAGAACGGGCTCCAGGGGAAGTCGTACGCGGAGATCGTCGCCGCGCCGGTGACCGTCGAGATGGTCGGCGGGTATGTGAAGCAGCTCAACGAGGGGCTTCAGCGCTGGCAGACCATCAAGAAGTTCCGGCTGCTGCCGCGTGATCTCGATGTCGAGCACGGGGAGATCACGCCGAGCCTGAAGCTGAAGCGGCCCGTCGTGGAGCGGGAGTACAAGCACCTGATCGAGGAGATGTACGACGGCTCTCGCGAGCGGTAG
- a CDS encoding response regulator, producing the protein MSSTATHPERAGILLVDDMEDNLTALEAVLASLNEPLVRARSGEEAMKALLRQPIALVLLDIRMPGMDGFETAAHIKRLDQTRDVPIIFLTGADDDSGYAFRGYATGAADYVTKPFDPWVLRAKVSVFLDLYRKGREVERLRTEVQELRRRVDHPEA; encoded by the coding sequence ATGAGCAGCACGGCCACTCACCCCGAACGCGCCGGAATCCTCCTGGTCGACGACATGGAGGACAATCTGACCGCCTTGGAGGCCGTCCTGGCCTCCCTCAACGAGCCGCTGGTCCGGGCCCGTTCGGGCGAGGAGGCCATGAAGGCCCTGCTGCGGCAGCCGATCGCCCTGGTCCTGCTCGACATCCGCATGCCCGGCATGGACGGCTTCGAGACGGCCGCCCACATCAAACGCCTCGACCAGACCCGGGACGTCCCGATCATCTTCCTGACCGGAGCGGACGACGACTCGGGCTACGCCTTCCGCGGCTACGCGACCGGCGCCGCCGACTACGTGACCAAGCCGTTCGACCCATGGGTCCTGCGGGCAAAGGTCAGCGTCTTCCTGGACCTCTACCGCAAGGGCAGAGAGGTGGAACGCCTGAGGACGGAGGTCCAGGAGTTGCGACGCCGGGTTGATCATCCGGAGGCCTGA